One uncultured Campylobacter sp. DNA window includes the following coding sequences:
- the lptC gene encoding LPS export ABC transporter periplasmic protein LptC, translating into MVIKIFYVAIAIFCVAMVFLSVQTPYFSDMFRQDLSIANMEMKKIVDYQIGERVDAKFTADGGTRYKDRDEFVNFKAEETTSDLNHTLVSKTATRAGELIKFNGDAHYVNSRGFDYTAQEIIYDTSSKIVRSDVPYVLRQGGDHITGASISYDTKTKQTNSKGIHAWYLIKDQNSTN; encoded by the coding sequence ATGGTGATAAAAATTTTCTACGTCGCGATTGCGATCTTTTGCGTCGCGATGGTGTTTTTAAGCGTGCAGACGCCGTATTTTAGCGATATGTTTAGACAGGATCTAAGCATTGCGAATATGGAGATGAAAAAGATCGTCGATTATCAGATCGGCGAGCGCGTGGATGCTAAATTTACCGCGGACGGCGGCACTCGCTATAAGGATCGCGACGAGTTTGTAAATTTTAAAGCCGAGGAGACCACTTCGGATCTAAATCACACTTTGGTTTCAAAAACCGCGACGCGCGCAGGCGAGCTGATAAAATTTAACGGCGATGCGCACTACGTAAATAGCAGAGGCTTTGATTACACGGCGCAAGAGATCATCTACGATACGAGCAGCAAGATCGTCCGCTCCGACGTGCCGTACGTGCTGCGCCAAGGCGGCGACCACATTACGGGCGCAAGCATCAGCTACGATACTAAAACCAAACAAACAAACTCAAAAGGAATCCACGCATGGTATTTAATAAAAGATCAAAACTCCACAAACTAA
- a CDS encoding HAD-IIIA family hydrolase produces the protein MIKIIFLDVDGCLSDGGLYHSNGGEEMKKFNVKDGFGIQEWQRLGLKVAIITGKSSQIVANRARELKIDTLFQGEKDKLSRAEQILKNFNLSFDEAAAIGDDINDAKLLNAVAISFKPADALSSLKADVALSKNGGCGAVREMIEILVDKNGMREEWNSKWL, from the coding sequence GTGATAAAGATCATATTTTTAGACGTAGACGGCTGCCTTAGCGACGGCGGGTTGTATCATTCAAACGGCGGCGAAGAGATGAAGAAATTTAATGTAAAAGACGGGTTCGGCATCCAGGAGTGGCAGCGGCTGGGGCTAAAGGTCGCGATCATCACCGGCAAAAGCTCACAAATCGTCGCAAACCGCGCGCGTGAGCTAAAGATCGATACGCTCTTTCAAGGCGAAAAAGATAAGCTCTCAAGGGCGGAGCAAATTTTAAAAAATTTTAACCTAAGCTTCGATGAGGCCGCTGCGATCGGCGATGATATAAATGATGCGAAGCTTTTAAATGCGGTCGCGATCAGCTTCAAGCCCGCCGATGCGCTAAGCTCGCTAAAAGCGGACGTCGCGCTAAGCAAAAACGGCGGCTGCGGCGCGGTGCGCGAGATGATCGAAATACTCGTCGATAAAAACGGCATGCGCGAAGAGTGGAATAGCAAATGGCTGTAA
- a CDS encoding substrate-binding domain-containing protein: MRVSSSLKLSGDLPIIDGAAALYPVFSAFVAANYPKDSVEFDGQNFTNSSRLKFSNTRGAYKAISDGEADLIFVAAPSKQQLDYAREKGANLRFVPIGLEAFVFIVNANNKVSSLSLDQVRGIYSGQYSDWSQLGGERMRIDAVQRNAGSGSQSAFLKFMGETQPKRKITGFFGSAIGFSFRYYVEGIVRNGGVKMLSLNGAYPNKENIASRKYPLVAEIYAVYDENNKNENIRTLIDWILSPQGQSIIENSGYVPIKG, encoded by the coding sequence GTGCGGGTTAGCTCTAGCTTAAAACTTAGCGGCGATCTGCCGATAATCGACGGAGCAGCGGCTTTGTATCCCGTCTTTTCGGCATTCGTCGCGGCAAACTATCCTAAGGACAGCGTGGAATTTGACGGGCAAAATTTCACGAATTCTAGCAGACTTAAATTTAGCAACACTCGCGGCGCATACAAGGCCATAAGCGACGGCGAGGCGGATCTCATTTTCGTCGCAGCCCCTTCAAAGCAGCAGCTTGATTACGCGCGAGAAAAGGGCGCAAACTTACGCTTCGTGCCGATCGGGCTGGAGGCGTTCGTCTTTATCGTAAATGCAAATAACAAAGTTTCAAGCTTAAGCTTGGATCAGGTGCGAGGAATTTATTCGGGGCAATATAGCGACTGGTCGCAGCTCGGCGGCGAGCGCATGCGAATAGATGCCGTGCAGCGAAACGCGGGTAGCGGCAGCCAGAGCGCGTTTTTAAAATTTATGGGCGAGACGCAGCCTAAGCGCAAGATCACGGGCTTTTTCGGCAGTGCAATCGGCTTTTCGTTTCGATACTACGTCGAGGGGATCGTGCGAAACGGCGGCGTGAAGATGCTTAGCCTAAACGGCGCGTATCCGAATAAAGAAAATATCGCTAGCCGCAAATACCCGCTCGTAGCCGAAATTTACGCGGTTTACGACGAAAATAACAAAAACGAAAATATCCGCACGCTGATAGATTGGATCCTTTCGCCGCAGGGGCAAAGTATCATCGAAAATAGTGGCTACGTGCCGATTAAAGGCTAA
- the hisB gene encoding imidazoleglycerol-phosphate dehydratase HisB: MISKNRATKETKIELELELYGRGSAQIQTDIGFFDHMLSAFAKHAWIDLSLRCEGDLQVDFHHSVEDCGIVLGSAIKEAIYPAQNIERFGDSVVVMDEAAVSAALDFSNRAFLVFDCPSLKRGKIGEFDAELVEEFFRALAFNANFTLHINQIRGENLHHVAEASFKAFAVAFRRAISINERAGVPSTKGVL; this comes from the coding sequence ATGATAAGCAAAAATAGGGCTACGAAAGAGACCAAAATCGAGCTGGAGCTGGAGCTTTACGGGCGTGGCTCGGCGCAGATACAAACGGACATCGGCTTTTTCGATCATATGCTTAGCGCGTTTGCCAAGCACGCGTGGATTGATCTGAGCTTGCGCTGCGAGGGCGATTTGCAGGTCGATTTTCACCACAGCGTCGAAGACTGCGGCATCGTGCTCGGAAGCGCGATAAAAGAGGCGATCTATCCCGCGCAAAACATCGAGCGCTTCGGCGATAGCGTCGTCGTGATGGACGAGGCGGCAGTTTCTGCGGCGCTTGATTTTTCCAACCGCGCGTTTTTGGTATTTGATTGCCCGAGCCTAAAGCGCGGCAAGATCGGCGAATTCGACGCCGAGCTCGTGGAGGAATTTTTTCGCGCTTTGGCTTTCAATGCAAATTTCACGCTACATATAAACCAAATTCGCGGCGAAAATCTACACCACGTCGCAGAAGCCTCGTTTAAGGCGTTTGCCGTCGCATTTCGTCGCGCGATAAGTATTAACGAGCGCGCCGGCGTGCCTAGCACGAAGGGCGTTTTATAG
- the dsbD gene encoding protein-disulfide reductase DsbD, protein MIRSLILAAFFLLGLGAEPLKPSDAFKLNATAQSDSVTLSFDIADGVYLYQNEIKIFTDGAEVTNLINLPAATEYKDYKIYEGKFSIAVPLGLVLANAADGDDFVLNGDFLGCTKSGFCYQPQQFGFSFKRVVEGYEISKISNSELKRYRSSVNYAQISAADSAQGGAVNFKSNAAASGAEANSLVSSHAAGNSAASSAENAAVNSDESSAHKNPRGTNSISEQDKILNVLSGKSFIAAIALFFGYGMLLSLSPCVYPLIPILSSIIVAKTSLKPSAKKSLAVSLAYIFGMASSYAILGAFVAVFGQNLQGLLQTPPALILTSLIFAALAFSMFGFYEIRLPARFQSFLNSKSENAGGLIGVFSMGLISALVVSPCISAPLAGALVYIAGSGDVLLGAAALFALGLGSGALLLVVGLGGALPRPGAWMEAVPKIFGFLLLFTAVWISRTLIGENLSLLIYAVLGAIFAGFLGLFDGGAGGIKRALALVIALYSALLLAGFASGAKDFSRPLGNLIPQSTRYSSGGPGGESLQASEISRAKNLSGAHFSFVHDLAQLRGEIENSKKPVIVDFWASWCKNCEQSERAFADPALAGALDKFSLLKIDLSEDSEQNRAIKAHFKVFGPPTILFFKEGAEIASLRQIGSVNSEKLAEILTEI, encoded by the coding sequence TTGATCAGATCACTTATTTTGGCAGCGTTTTTTCTTTTAGGTTTAGGCGCCGAGCCCCTGAAACCCTCCGATGCGTTCAAGCTTAACGCGACGGCGCAAAGCGATAGCGTAACGCTAAGCTTTGATATCGCGGACGGGGTCTATCTCTATCAAAACGAGATAAAAATTTTCACTGACGGCGCGGAGGTGACAAATTTAATAAATCTGCCCGCCGCGACCGAATACAAGGATTATAAAATTTACGAGGGCAAATTTAGCATCGCCGTGCCTTTAGGCCTCGTACTTGCAAATGCCGCAGACGGCGATGATTTCGTGCTTAACGGCGATTTTTTGGGCTGCACGAAATCGGGCTTTTGCTACCAGCCGCAGCAGTTCGGCTTTAGCTTCAAGCGCGTAGTGGAAGGCTATGAGATCAGCAAAATTTCAAACTCCGAGCTGAAAAGATACCGAAGCAGCGTAAATTACGCGCAGATTTCTGCCGCAGACAGCGCACAAGGCGGGGCTGTAAATTTTAAAAGCAATGCCGCAGCTTCGGGCGCAGAGGCAAATTCCTTGGTAAGCTCGCACGCAGCGGGGAATTCCGCGGCAAGCTCGGCTGAAAACGCTGCTGTAAATTCCGATGAATCCTCCGCGCACAAAAATCCACGCGGCACAAATTCCATCTCCGAACAGGATAAAATTTTAAACGTACTTAGCGGCAAGAGCTTCATTGCGGCGATCGCGCTGTTTTTCGGCTACGGCATGCTGCTCTCGCTAAGTCCTTGCGTCTATCCGCTCATCCCGATCCTCTCGTCGATCATCGTGGCGAAAACTTCCTTGAAGCCGAGCGCAAAAAAAAGCCTCGCCGTAAGCCTTGCGTATATTTTTGGGATGGCGAGTTCGTATGCGATTTTAGGAGCTTTCGTGGCGGTTTTTGGGCAAAATTTACAGGGCCTGCTGCAAACTCCGCCCGCGCTGATTTTAACCTCGCTCATATTCGCCGCGCTCGCGTTTTCTATGTTTGGATTTTACGAGATCCGCCTGCCTGCACGCTTTCAAAGCTTCTTAAATAGCAAAAGCGAAAATGCTGGCGGTCTGATCGGAGTTTTTTCGATGGGGCTTATCTCGGCGCTCGTCGTATCGCCGTGCATCTCCGCTCCGCTTGCGGGCGCGCTCGTTTACATCGCGGGCAGCGGCGACGTTCTGCTGGGCGCGGCGGCTCTTTTTGCGCTGGGGCTCGGAAGCGGCGCGCTGCTGCTTGTGGTAGGGCTCGGCGGCGCACTGCCTAGACCTGGAGCTTGGATGGAGGCGGTGCCTAAAATTTTCGGCTTTTTGTTGCTTTTTACGGCGGTGTGGATTTCGCGCACGCTCATCGGCGAAAATTTAAGCCTGCTGATTTATGCGGTTTTAGGCGCGATCTTCGCAGGATTTTTGGGGCTGTTTGACGGCGGCGCGGGCGGCATCAAGCGCGCTTTGGCTCTCGTAATCGCGCTATATTCGGCGCTGCTGCTTGCGGGCTTTGCCAGCGGCGCGAAAGATTTTTCCAGACCGCTTGGTAATCTAATCCCGCAAAGCACGAGATATTCCAGCGGCGGCCCCGGCGGCGAGAGCTTGCAAGCGAGCGAAATTTCTCGCGCTAAAAATTTAAGCGGCGCGCATTTTTCGTTTGTGCACGATCTGGCGCAGCTGCGCGGCGAAATAGAAAATTCCAAAAAGCCCGTGATAGTCGATTTTTGGGCTAGCTGGTGCAAAAATTGCGAGCAGAGCGAGCGGGCGTTTGCAGACCCTGCGCTTGCCGGCGCGCTTGATAAATTTAGCCTTTTAAAGATCGATCTTAGCGAAGATAGCGAGCAAAATAGGGCGATAAAAGCGCATTTTAAGGTATTCGGTCCGCCTACGATTCTGTTTTTTAAAGAGGGCGCCGAGATTGCGAGCCTGCGCCAGATCGGTAGCGTAAATTCCGAAAAGCTGGCTGAGATTTTAACCGAAATTTAG